In one window of Candidatus Methylomirabilis tolerans DNA:
- a CDS encoding divalent metal cation transporter, which yields SMVGAGALLILWPKAPLITIMYLSQTLNGILLPAVLIFMLLLINDRRIMGEWVNSPAYNLIAWGTAFLMVVLTLLLLVTSIM from the coding sequence TCAGTATGGTGGGGGCCGGCGCGCTGCTGATCCTCTGGCCCAAGGCGCCGCTCATCACCATCATGTACCTCTCCCAGACCCTGAACGGCATCCTGCTCCCGGCTGTCCTGATCTTCATGCTCCTGCTGATCAACGACCGGAGGATCATGGGCGAGTGGGTGAACTCACCGGCCTACAACCTGATCGCCTGGGGGACCGCCTTCCTGATGGTCGTGCTTACGCTCTTACTGCTGGTGACCAGCATTATGTAA